Proteins encoded together in one Chelonoidis abingdonii isolate Lonesome George chromosome 1, CheloAbing_2.0, whole genome shotgun sequence window:
- the PMM1 gene encoding phosphomannomutase 1, with translation MALLKLPKKRGTFIEFRNGMLNISPIGRSCTLEERLEFSELDKKERIREKFVAALQREFAGKGLRFSRGGMISFDVFPEGWDKRYCLDILKDERFDTIHFFGNETTPGGNDYEIYDDPRTVGHSVQSPQDTLRRCQEIFFPEKANES, from the exons ATGGCCCTCCTGAAGCTGCCCAAGAAACG CGGGACCTTCATAGAATTCCGCAACGGAATGCTGAACATCTCTCCCATTGGCCGAAGCTGCACCCTGGAGGAGCGACTAGAATTCTCCGAGCTGGACAAG AAAGAGAGGATCCGAGAGAAGTTTGTGGCAGCCCTGCAGAGGGAGTTTGCTGGCAAAGGCCTACGGTTCTCTCGAG GTGGTATGATCAGCTTTGATGTCTTCCCTGAGGGCTGGGACAAGCGCTACTGCCTCGACATCCTCAAGGACGAGCGGTTCGACACCATCCACTTCTTTGGGAATGAGACAACCCCA GGAGGGAATGATTATGAAATTTATGATGACCCCCGGACAGTAGGCCACAGCGTCCAGTCTCCCCAGGACACACTCAGGAGGTGCCAGGAGATCTTTTTTCCTGAGAAAGCTAATGAATCGTGA
- the CSDC2 gene encoding cold shock domain-containing protein C2: MSSDPTTPPTVPTLHSPKSPIWPTFPFHREGSRIWERGNLLLRDLPSPLPTKRTRTYSATARASAGPVFKGVCKQFSRSQGHGFITPENGTEDIFVHVSDIEGEYVPMEGDEVTYKICPIPPKNQKFQAVEVVLTNLAPHTKHETWSGQIIGS; the protein is encoded by the exons ATGTCGTCAGACCCAACCACCCCTCCGACAGTCCCAACCCTCCACTCCCCAAAGTCGCCTATCTGGCCCACCTTCCCCTTTCACCGGGAGGGAAGTCGGATCTGGGAGCGGGGCAATCTTCTCCTCCGGgacctgcccagccccctccccaccaaaagaACCAGAACATACTCTGC GACAGCTCGTGCCTCCGCTGGCCCTGTCTTCAAGGGCGTCTGTAAGCAGTTCTCACGCTCCCAGGGCCACGGCTTCATCACTCCAGAGAACGGCACAGAGGACATATTTGTACACGTGTCTGA CATCGAGGGGGAGTATGTTCCCATGGAAGGAGACGAGGTCACATACAAAATTTGCCCCATTCCACCCAAGAACCAGAAGTTCCAGGCTGTGGAGGTGGTGCTCACCAACCTGGCCCCACACACAAAGCACGAGACATGGTCTGGCCAAATAATCGGTTCCTAG